The Ammoniphilus sp. CFH 90114 genome contains a region encoding:
- a CDS encoding acetyl-CoA C-acyltransferase: MREAVLVAGVRTAVGKSKKGTLKHTRPEDLGGLVVKEVLRKVPGLPVEEVEDVIIGCAMPEGEQGLNLGRIVSVRAGLPNSVPGFTINRFCSSGLQSIALAAERIMCGWADVIVAGGVESMSHVPMEGYRPLPHPYLVDHRPDIYLSMGHTAENVARRFDVSREEQDLFALESHRKAAAALVEGKFREEIVPVPVKRRWLNHEGKVQEEELLFDTDEGVRPDTTMASLAKLRPAFQLSGTVTAGNASQTSDGAAAVVVMSREKADQLGLKPMAIFRSFALGGVDPDIMGIGPIIAIPKALKLAGITQEQVDLYEINEAFASQCRYIIRHLGLEESKVNVNGGAIALGHPLGCTGTKLTVTMMHEAKRRGSRYGVVSMCIGGGMGAAGVLEFLP; this comes from the coding sequence ATACGGGAGGCTGTTCTTGTTGCAGGGGTTAGAACCGCTGTAGGAAAATCGAAAAAAGGCACCTTAAAGCATACGCGCCCAGAAGACCTAGGTGGCCTCGTAGTAAAAGAGGTACTAAGAAAGGTGCCTGGGTTACCTGTAGAAGAGGTAGAGGATGTGATTATCGGTTGCGCTATGCCGGAAGGAGAACAAGGGTTAAACCTTGGAAGAATTGTTTCCGTCCGAGCAGGATTGCCCAACTCCGTTCCCGGTTTTACGATTAATCGCTTCTGCTCATCCGGCTTACAATCCATTGCGCTTGCAGCAGAACGAATTATGTGTGGGTGGGCAGATGTGATCGTAGCTGGAGGAGTAGAGAGTATGAGTCATGTCCCCATGGAAGGATATCGCCCGCTTCCTCATCCTTACCTGGTCGATCACCGACCTGATATTTACTTATCCATGGGGCATACCGCGGAGAATGTAGCAAGAAGGTTTGATGTAAGCCGAGAAGAACAAGACTTGTTTGCCCTGGAGAGTCACCGTAAAGCTGCTGCTGCCCTTGTAGAGGGGAAGTTTAGAGAAGAAATTGTGCCTGTGCCTGTGAAAAGACGATGGCTAAACCATGAAGGAAAGGTACAAGAGGAGGAGCTCCTCTTTGATACGGATGAAGGCGTTCGTCCCGACACCACGATGGCAAGCTTGGCAAAATTAAGGCCTGCCTTCCAGCTCAGCGGAACGGTTACAGCTGGCAATGCCTCACAAACGAGTGATGGGGCCGCAGCGGTGGTCGTGATGTCACGAGAAAAGGCAGATCAATTAGGCTTAAAGCCCATGGCCATCTTCCGCTCTTTTGCCCTGGGTGGCGTAGATCCTGACATTATGGGGATCGGTCCCATTATTGCCATTCCTAAAGCATTAAAATTAGCTGGAATTACACAAGAGCAAGTGGATCTTTACGAAATCAATGAAGCTTTTGCATCCCAATGTAGATACATCATTCGTCACCTTGGACTCGAGGAGTCTAAGGTTAATGTTAACGGTGGTGCAATTGCCTTGGGTCACCCCCTCGGTTGTACGGGAACGAAGCTTACCGTAACCATGATGCATGAAGCCAAACGCAGGGGTTCTCGGTACGGAGTTGTCAGTATGTGTATCGGTGGTGGAATGGGAGCAGCTGGCGTTTTGGAGTTTTTACCTTAG